DNA from Hyalangium gracile:
CGCCCACCGGCCAGCTTGCGCAGGTCGATGTCGCGCGCGGCCACCGCGGCGCCCGAGCCCTTCATCACCGCGCCGCGGCTGCCCTCCGCCTGGCCCAGCACGTCCGTGAGGAAGATGCCGTCCTTGCGCAGCTGCGCGCGCAGCGTCTTGGGGGACTCCGCCTCGAGCAGGCCCTTGACGGTCTTGCCCGCGGTATTCAGACCTCTGTATTCGAAGACCGGCATGGTGACTCACCCCAGCCCCTCCCAGGAGGGGCGGTGGCTAGATGTCCTCCTGAGTGATGCTGAGGACCTCGGCGATGGTCGTCTCTCCCAGGGCCACCTTGCGCGCGCCATCCTCCAGCAGCGTGCGCATGCCCTTGCTCATGGCGGCCTTCTTGATGGTGGACGCGTCCACGTTCTTCAGCACCAGCTGGCGCACGTCGTCGTCCACGAGCAGCAGCTCGTAGATGCCCGTCCGGCCGCGGTAGCCGGAGCGGTTGCAGTTGGGGCAGCCGGCGGCCTTGTAGATCTTGTCCACCCCGTAGCGCTCCTTGAGGGAGGCGCGAGTGTGGGTCAGCTCCTTGAGCTCGTCGTCCGTGGGCGTGTACTGGACGCGGCAGTCCGGGCACACGCGGCGCACCAGACGCTGCGCCAGGATGGCCGTCAGCGACGAGGCCACCAGGAAGGGCTCCACGCCCATGTCCACCAGACGGGTGACGGCGCCGGCCGCGTCGTTGGTGTGCACCGTGGAGAACACCAGGTGGCCCGTGAGGGACGCCTGGATGGCGATCTCCGCCGTCTCCTTGTCGCGGATCTCGCCCACCATGATGACGTCCGGATCCTGGCGGAGGAAGGAGCGCAGCCCCTGGGCGAACGTCAGCCCGATCTTCGGGTTGATGGCCATCTGGCCAATGCCCTTGAGCTGGTACTCCACCGGGTCCTCGACGGTGAGGATGTTGAGGTCCGGGGTGTTGATCTTCGACAGGGCGCCGTAGAGCGTCGTCGTCTTGCCGGAGCCGGTGGGGCCCGTGACGAGGATGATGCCGTGCGAGCGCTTGATGACCGCTTCCATCCCCGACAGCGTGTGCTGGGCCATGCCGATCTCGGACAGGTCCAGCAGCGTGGACGTCTTGTCCAGCAGACGCATGACGATGCGCTCGCCGTGCGAGGTGGGGATGGTGGACAGACGGATGTCGATGTCGCGGCCGGCCAGCTTGATGCGGATGCGGCCGTCCTGCGGCAGGCGCTTCTCGGCGATGTTCAGCTGCCCCATCACCTTGACGCGGCTGACGATGGAGTTCTGGTAGCGCTTGGGCGGCTTGATGATCTCCTGGAGGACGCCGTCCACCCGGAAGCGCACCATCAGCTCGCGGTCCATCGGCTCGATGTGGATGTCGCTGGCGCGCTCCTTGGCGGCGCGGAAGAGCACGGAGTTCACCAGCCGGATGACGGGCGCCTCGTCGTCCGTGTCCAGCAGGTCCTTGGGCTCCTCCAGCTCATGGGCCAGCGAGTCCAGGTCCGTGGCCTCCATCTCGTCCACGAGCTGCTCGGCCTCGTTGATGGACCGGTCATACACGCTGTTGATGGCGTCCACGATGGTGGAGGCCAGCGCGATGCGCGTGTCCAGCGAGGCGCCCAGCAGCATGCGCGCGTGGTCCATCGCCGCGGTGTCCAGCGGGTCGGCCACCGCGATGGCGATGGAGTCGTCCTTCTGCAGCGACAGGGGGATGATCTTCGCCTGCTTGGCGAAGTTGATGGGGACCTTCTTCACCAGCTCCGGGTCCACCTCCTCCACGAAGATGCGCTGGAGGTAGGGCAGATCCAGCTGGAGACCGAGCGCCTTGGCCACGTCCTCCTCGGTCGCGGCCTTGATGCCCACGAGCACCTCGCCCAGCCGGCCGCCCTTCTCCGCCTGCGCGGCGAGCGCCTCCTGGAGCTTGTCCTCGGGCAGGCCCATGGTGACGCGGAGGATCTCTCCGATCGGGCGGCCGGACAGGAAGGCCGGGCCGTTGGAGACGACCTGGGTGGCGTCGTTGCGCGGCGGGACGGCCTCGGTGGGCTGGGCAGCGGTGGGGGTGGCGTCGGTCGTCACGTTCATGGGGTTCTCATCCCCTCACCAGCCGTATCCGGCTGGATACGCAGTCTCTCGGGGGATTCAGGCGGGGGCACTGATCCCTCCGAACCCTGGGGAGGCGGCGGGACTTCCCGCACCTCCGTTCCCGTCTCCACCGCGGGTGCGTCCCCAGCCGGCGGCGCGCTCGGTGCGGTCTCGGTAGCCGCCCCTCCCGGAGCGTCGGCGGGCGCCTGGCCGCCTGGCGACGGGGCGACGGGGCGCGTGGAGCCCTGGCCGCTCGGCTTGATGACGCGCTCGCCGGGGCTGCCCGGGCCGCCGTTCTCCACCCGCTGCTGCTCGCGCAGCATGGACTG
Protein-coding regions in this window:
- the gspE gene encoding type II secretion system ATPase GspE — its product is MNVTTDATPTAAQPTEAVPPRNDATQVVSNGPAFLSGRPIGEILRVTMGLPEDKLQEALAAQAEKGGRLGEVLVGIKAATEEDVAKALGLQLDLPYLQRIFVEEVDPELVKKVPINFAKQAKIIPLSLQKDDSIAIAVADPLDTAAMDHARMLLGASLDTRIALASTIVDAINSVYDRSINEAEQLVDEMEATDLDSLAHELEEPKDLLDTDDEAPVIRLVNSVLFRAAKERASDIHIEPMDRELMVRFRVDGVLQEIIKPPKRYQNSIVSRVKVMGQLNIAEKRLPQDGRIRIKLAGRDIDIRLSTIPTSHGERIVMRLLDKTSTLLDLSEIGMAQHTLSGMEAVIKRSHGIILVTGPTGSGKTTTLYGALSKINTPDLNILTVEDPVEYQLKGIGQMAINPKIGLTFAQGLRSFLRQDPDVIMVGEIRDKETAEIAIQASLTGHLVFSTVHTNDAAGAVTRLVDMGVEPFLVASSLTAILAQRLVRRVCPDCRVQYTPTDDELKELTHTRASLKERYGVDKIYKAAGCPNCNRSGYRGRTGIYELLLVDDDVRQLVLKNVDASTIKKAAMSKGMRTLLEDGARKVALGETTIAEVLSITQEDI